From a region of the Phaseolus vulgaris cultivar G19833 chromosome 6, P. vulgaris v2.0, whole genome shotgun sequence genome:
- the LOC137833209 gene encoding uncharacterized protein: MPFSLVYGSDAMIPVEVHESSPRFQSFVAEESNEEKRVNLDLLDEAREEARIKAEAVKRRVEHQYSSKVKPRQFQVADLVMRKANPYELENKLSPKWTGPFRVTKAKGTGSYKLETLEGGPIPRTWNAATLKFYFS, from the coding sequence ATGCCGTTCAGCCtagtgtacgggtcggacgccatgatcccagtggaAGTTCATGAGAGCTCGCCTCGTTTCCAAAGCTTTGTGGCAGAGGAGTCCAATGAGGAGAAAAGGGTGAACTTAGACCTGTTGGACGAAGCTAGAGAAGAGGCAAGAATAaaggctgaagctgtgaagagaagggtggagcatCAGTATAGTTCTAAGGTGAAGCCGCGACAGTTCCAAGTAGCTGACTTGGTCATGCGAAAGGCTAATCCATAtgagttggagaacaagttgtctcccaagtggaccgggccctttaGAGTAACCAAGGCTAAGGGGACCGGTTCGTACAAGCTTGAGACTCTGGAGGGAGGCCCCATTCCGCGCACCTGGAACGCAGCCACTTTAAAGTTTTACTTTAGTTAA